ATCTGAACAGACCTTATTTTAGCGATTATGCGAAAGGAATGTTTGCGGACTTCATTGAGTTGCACGGCGACAGAAGATTTTCGGACGACAAGGCGATTTCGGGCGGATTTGCAAGATTAGACGACAAACCCGTTATGCTGATAGGACACAACAAAGGCGGAAAAGACGTAGCGCTGAAAGACGAACACCGCTTCGGTCTCGCAGTTCCCGACGGCTACCGAAAAGCTCAGAGACTTATGGAACTTGCGCAAAAATACAACGTTCCCGTAATTACGCTGATTGACACTTCGGGCGCATATCCGGGGATTGAAGGCGAAGAGCGCGGACAAGCGGAAGCAATCGCGCGAAATTTGGTAGTTATGGCGCAGCTAAAAGTGCCGATTATTTGCGTAGTAGTCGGCGAGGGAGGCTCGGGCGGCGCGCTCGGAATTGGCGTAGGCGACACAGTTTTAATGTTAGAAAACGCTGTTTATTCGGTGATTTCCCCTGAAGGTTGCGCCGGAATTTTATGGCGCGACGGAACAAAAGCGGAACTTGCGGCAAACGCATTAAAAATTACGGCAAAAGATTTACAACGCTTTGGAATTATAGATAAAATTATCGAAGAGCCCCAAGGCGGCGCGCATAAAAATCACAAGGAAACTTTCGATAATCTCAAAAAAGCAATACTCAAAGAATTAAGCGTTTTGGAAAAACTCGACGTGCAAAAGCGAATAGAAAAACGTATTGAGAAATTTGCAGGTATGGGTGTGTTCGACGAGTAATAAAACAAAGCGACAAAAGCGCAATGTAAAAAACGGAGAGCAGATTCAATCTGCTCTCTTTCTTTTTGGTATTCATAGTTTGTCTTTTGTTTCGGCGAGGCGAATGGCGAATTCTTTTCGTTCTCTTTCGTAAATTTCTCTTATTTCGGAGATTTGCGCACGAAGGTCTTCTAATTTTTCGCCTGTAAGTTGCGGAGTGGCAATCATTCGTTTGTTCGACGGATTTATCCATTGCCCTCTCGGGTCTCTTATACGGAAACACAAATGCGGTCCTGTGACCATTCCTGTCGCTCCGCTGAGCCCTATTTGCTGTCTTGCCCTTACTTGCGCGCCGACTGATACCATTCGTCTGCTGAGGTGCAAATAGTACGACGTAGTGCCGTCAACGTGTCTTATTGCAATGTAATTTCCGTTCAGATTATCCTGCCTTGACTTTACTACCCTACCCTCCGCTACTGCAAAAACGGGTGTGCCGATCCTTGCGCGATAATCTACTCCCCAATGCATTGCCCTAACGCCTGTGACGGGATGACGGCGCATTCCGAATGGCGAGGTAATGTGAATTCTGTCCAAAGGATAACGAAGTCCTGCAAAAATCATTGCCCGTCCGTCCTCCCCGTAATGCGCGTTGTAGGAGGAGTTTGGCGCGTCAAAAAATCTGTATCCTATGTGTCGTCCCGCCCTTACGCCCGAATAAAAAAGGCGAAGAACTTGCGTTCTTTCGTCAAGCGTTCTTTCGACGATTTCGCCGTTATCGAGTGTGTCGGTAAAATATATTTCTTTAAGAAGCAGTGAAAAATTGTCGCCAATTCGCGCGTCTGTCCTAAATGCCACCCTGCTCGCTAAAACGTTGGTTGCAACGCCAACAAGATTAGACGACAGCCCCATAGAGCGAAGTTCTGCGTCAAGCGTCGGCGAGTTAAGCGTTCCGCTCAGTAAGCGATGACGGGTCTCGCTCGGTCGCTCTTCCAAGACGTATTCAATACTCTCCAAGTCGCCGTTTTCGTCGTATGTTATTCTTACTCTGTGCGTTGTAATCGGGTTTTGAAAATAAACAAACTCGAGCAATTTTGTTGTGTCTAAATCAAATATTCCCGCAAATCTCTCGCCTGCCCGAAGCGCGGTAAAGTCCGTTTCGTTCGCCAGATTATCTATAATTCTCTGCCGCAAACGCCTGTCTATGTTGAGCCGTTCCATAACGTTGAAAGGACCTTCGCCGCCGCGTAATAACGTTTCGACAACAACAACCGTATCTTCTATTACGACGGGAATTTCTTCTGCAATTTCAATTTCTTCCTCTTGTACCACGCACGTATATTCAACTTGCGGCTGTGTGTTTTTTTTGTAAATTCCAAAAAACAAAAACGACAACATTATAATAACAAGAAGCGCCGCAACACCAAAAACTTTAATATTCATTTTTCCTGATACTCCTCCAATTACTCTATGTTTGCGCCGATATTGTTAAAATCATCTCTGAAAGTCGGATATGTAACCGCCGCCGCTTCCGCTGTGTCTATTACTGTTTCGCCGTCGGCAACCATTCCCGCAAGAGCAAGGGACATCACAATTCTGTGGTCGCCGCGACCGCTTACTTTTGCACCCAAAAGTTTGGACGGATAAATCATCATTCCGTCGTCAAATTCTTCGATTTTTGCGCCCATTTTTGTGAGCTCCGCGTTCATTGCCGAAATTCTGTCCGTTTCCTTAATTCGCGCTTGGGCAACATTGAAAATTTTTACGGGCGATTTTGCCTGCGTTGCCAAAACGCTGATTGCCGGAAGCGCATCGGGTGTTGCGTTAAGGTCAATATCCAAACCGTGCAAGTCGCCGCTTCTTGATACGATTGCGCCCGTCGATGTTTTTTGAATGGTGGCACCCATTTTCTCAATTATTTCAAATATTGCTTTATCGCCTTGCGGGTCGGTGAAATCTATGTTGCGAATATCGAGTTTGCCTTTTGTAAGAGCCGCTCCGACTGCCGAAAAAGTCGCCGAAGAAAAATCGCCCGCAATAGTCTCGTTTATCGGAGAATATTTCTGATTTCCCTCGACTAAAAACTTCAAATTATCGAAATCCGCCGAATATTTTATGCCCATTTTGTCGAGCCACCAAAGGGTCATTTTAACGTAAGGGCGCTCAAAAAGCGAAGGAAGCGAAATTTCGATTTTTCTTTCCAAAAGCGGTGCTACAAGCAACAAAGAAGAAAGATATTGCGAATTATTACCCGTGATTTCTACACTTCCGCCGTTAATTTTCCCGCAAATTGTAAACGGCGGCTTGCCGAATTCCGCGTGATATTCCACTTTCGCCCCAAGTTTTTCGAGGGCGCCGAGCAAACTTTCCATAGGGCGAGAACAAAGCGAAGTATCGCCGTCGAAGCGAATTGGCGTTTCACCCGTTGCCGCCGCCGCGCAGAACAAATTCAGTCCCGTGCCCGAATTCTCCATATCTACGGTTTTTGCAAGATTTACCTTGCCGCCAATGCCAAATATATGCAGTCCGTCCGTTTTGTTTTCGTATTTTGCGCCTATTGCCTTTACGGCGTTGAGCGCGGTGTAGCCGTCGCCCGTAAGAAGCGGCTTTTTTACGACGGATTCCCCGTCCGCAAGCGCGGAAATAAGAAGCGCGCGAATAGTATGCGACTTTGAAGCGGGGATTTCAAGAGTTCCGTTCAACGTCGATTTTTTTACTTTCCATTCCATAGTTTTTCTCTTTCGTCAGTCAAATTTCTTGGGTAAAATACTATTTGCCAATTCTCGAAAGTATATCCTTTTTCCATTCGTCGAAAGAATTTGCTAAAATTTGTCTTCTTGCTTCTTTAACCAAATTCACGTAAAAATGGACGTTGTGAAGCGAAAGCAGACGAAGCGCCAGAATTTCGCCCGCGTGATACAAATGACGAATATACGCCCGCGAAAAATTTTTGCAGGTATAACAGTCGCAATCTTTGTCAATCGGGTTGTCAAAATCGGTTTTGTGCTTTGCGTTTCGGATGTTTACCTGCCCGTTCCACGAATAAACCGAGCCGTTTCGCGCGTTTCTTGTCGGCATAACGCAGTCGAACATATCCACTCCCCTGTCGATACACTCTATAATATCCGTCGGTTTTCCCACTCCCATAAGGTAGCGCGGCTTATTTTGCGGCAAGATATTCGCCGTAAAACCAGCGATTTTATACATATCTTCATTGCTCTCCCCTACCGCAAGACCGCCTATCGAATAGCCGTCAAAGTCCATATCAATAAGTTCTTTTGCGCAGTATGCACGCAGATTTTCATTAACTCCGCCCTGCACAATTCCGAACAAATATTGCGGATATCCGTGATAAAACGGTATTTCTTCGTGCGATTTTTTGCAACGCGCCGCCCATTTTATTGTGCGTTCGCAAGCCCTTTTTATTGCGGGAATTTCGGCGGTGGACGGCGGGCATTCGTCAAACGGCATAATTATATCCGCGCCAAGATTATGCTCGATTTGAATAACGCTTTCGGGCGTAAAAAAATGTTTGGAACCGTCCAAATGCGACTGAAACCACACGCCGTCGTCGGTAATTTTGAGCGTATCTTTCAGCGAAAAAACCTGAAATCCGCCCGAGTCGGTAAGTATGGGTTTGTGAAAATTCTCGAACTTATGAAGCCCTCCCGCCTGTGCAATTATTTCGCTTGACGGGCGCAAATGCAAATGATAAGTATTCGCCAAAATAATGTCCGCGCCCAAATCGTAAAGTTCGTGCGGCGAAAGCGTTTTCACGGTCGCCTGAGTTCCGACGGGCATAAACACGGGCGTTTGAATTTCGCCGTGAGCGGTTGTGATTTTCCCTGCGCGAGCGGCAGAGTTTTTGTTTGTTGTTATGTGTTCAAACGGTAGCATTTTTTCTCCTTATTTGCGGGTAAAATACGTTTTGCCGATAAAGAAAAACGAAAACGAAAAGAAATGAGACGCAAGCATTGCGTCTCTACGGGGAATGATGAAATAAGGGCGTTGTGATACGCCCTTATTGTTTGATGTTATCTGTTTACTCCAATCCTTGTCGAATATGTAAATCTTCTGCCGCTGATACCTGTTGCTTCTACAATTATCAGATATGTTCCGTTGGCAACGTATCTGCCTGATTGGTTGGTTAAGTTCCAGAGAACCGCCGACGAATGTAGGGGCGGGTTTAAAACCCGCCCGTACGGGTACGCGACGGTTTCCGTAAACACAACATTACCCAAATTATCCAAAATTCGGACATTTACCGTTGCGGGTTCGGGGGTTATCACCGAAATTCTTGCCTGCTCCGATACTACTGCGTTCTCCAACACAATGCCGAAGCGGATGTCGGTATCTGTACGTCTGAATACCGAACTTGGCGCTCCTACCACTATTGTTAAATCCCTGTCGAGCGTGGTGAAGTTTGTGATGTTCTGCGGAGTATATGTAGCAACGTGAGTTCGGTTGCCTATTGCGCCTACAGCTGTTGTAAGAGCTTCTTTCCAAGACCAGCCCGCGGGGAGTGTTATGTCCGCTAAAGTTTGGTCGGCGGCGGCAACAAGACCTGTGGGAGTAGTTGGGCTGGGAGTTGCTCTGGAGATGTTCACCGTGATACCTGTCGGTTGGATGAGCATGTAGTTGTACATCGCCTCACCTGTGAGGGAGAAGGAAGTGCTTACTGCTTTGTTGTCGCCTGCGTTTGCGTTAGCCATTATTCCGTTTCCTCTGTTGAAACCAACTTCATCGTCTCCGATAACGCCGACGAGTTCGCCGCCTGTGAGAACTACCGTATTGAAGCCGTTATATGCACGGTCTGTTGCTGATACTCCGGTAATTGTGAGCTGTGCTCGATTTACAATTACGCTCCAAATATAGAAGAAACCGTCAGAATAACGAATACCGCCCTGACCTTCGCTGTTCAATCTCCACATTGCCGAATTTGCAGGCAGAGATGTTAAACCATCTCTTGAACCCGAGGTGTATGTGCCTACTCGGTAAGCGATAATTGTACCGCCTAATTCTCCCGTAAGTTCTGCACCGAGAACACTTAATGGATCCGAAGTTATATTGGTTCTCTGTGCAATTATCAAACCATCGGTGATAACTAATGTATTATCATCAC
The Chitinivibrionia bacterium genome window above contains:
- a CDS encoding acetyl-CoA carboxylase carboxyltransferase subunit alpha; translated protein: MAKTEKNTAQTTETQVEAAQEKKAETKVPNTNSSWEACLMARNLNRPYFSDYAKGMFADFIELHGDRRFSDDKAISGGFARLDDKPVMLIGHNKGGKDVALKDEHRFGLAVPDGYRKAQRLMELAQKYNVPVITLIDTSGAYPGIEGEERGQAEAIARNLVVMAQLKVPIICVVVGEGGSGGALGIGVGDTVLMLENAVYSVISPEGCAGILWRDGTKAELAANALKITAKDLQRFGIIDKIIEEPQGGAHKNHKETFDNLKKAILKELSVLEKLDVQKRIEKRIEKFAGMGVFDE
- a CDS encoding M23 family metallopeptidase, with product MNIKVFGVAALLVIIMLSFLFFGIYKKNTQPQVEYTCVVQEEEIEIAEEIPVVIEDTVVVVETLLRGGEGPFNVMERLNIDRRLRQRIIDNLANETDFTALRAGERFAGIFDLDTTKLLEFVYFQNPITTHRVRITYDENGDLESIEYVLEERPSETRHRLLSGTLNSPTLDAELRSMGLSSNLVGVATNVLASRVAFRTDARIGDNFSLLLKEIYFTDTLDNGEIVERTLDERTQVLRLFYSGVRAGRHIGYRFFDAPNSSYNAHYGEDGRAMIFAGLRYPLDRIHITSPFGMRRHPVTGVRAMHWGVDYRARIGTPVFAVAEGRVVKSRQDNLNGNYIAIRHVDGTTSYYLHLSRRMVSVGAQVRARQQIGLSGATGMVTGPHLCFRIRDPRGQWINPSNKRMIATPQLTGEKLEDLRAQISEIREIYERERKEFAIRLAETKDKL
- the aroA gene encoding 3-phosphoshikimate 1-carboxyvinyltransferase — protein: MEWKVKKSTLNGTLEIPASKSHTIRALLISALADGESVVKKPLLTGDGYTALNAVKAIGAKYENKTDGLHIFGIGGKVNLAKTVDMENSGTGLNLFCAAAATGETPIRFDGDTSLCSRPMESLLGALEKLGAKVEYHAEFGKPPFTICGKINGGSVEITGNNSQYLSSLLLVAPLLERKIEISLPSLFERPYVKMTLWWLDKMGIKYSADFDNLKFLVEGNQKYSPINETIAGDFSSATFSAVGAALTKGKLDIRNIDFTDPQGDKAIFEIIEKMGATIQKTSTGAIVSRSGDLHGLDIDLNATPDALPAISVLATQAKSPVKIFNVAQARIKETDRISAMNAELTKMGAKIEEFDDGMMIYPSKLLGAKVSGRGDHRIVMSLALAGMVADGETVIDTAEAAAVTYPTFRDDFNNIGANIE
- the tgt gene encoding tRNA guanosine(34) transglycosylase Tgt; this encodes MLPFEHITTNKNSAARAGKITTAHGEIQTPVFMPVGTQATVKTLSPHELYDLGADIILANTYHLHLRPSSEIIAQAGGLHKFENFHKPILTDSGGFQVFSLKDTLKITDDGVWFQSHLDGSKHFFTPESVIQIEHNLGADIIMPFDECPPSTAEIPAIKRACERTIKWAARCKKSHEEIPFYHGYPQYLFGIVQGGVNENLRAYCAKELIDMDFDGYSIGGLAVGESNEDMYKIAGFTANILPQNKPRYLMGVGKPTDIIECIDRGVDMFDCVMPTRNARNGSVYSWNGQVNIRNAKHKTDFDNPIDKDCDCYTCKNFSRAYIRHLYHAGEILALRLLSLHNVHFYVNLVKEARRQILANSFDEWKKDILSRIGK
- a CDS encoding YDG domain-containing protein — translated: MSRFIKMFLLAAMVAVGSVWADLAPTHEWDGCGSGVIDLEDGSVVEIFEGASGTLEVPDDATITIICAGDKLIFNGFESIILNIPASSKVIWQARYSSSVHYWATIQLEGEGVFEVVDGAEIRNTDWGYAILKNTTGIITVFGGVVSSYYAAIYIEDVHHSEIHIMILGGEVRGDDMAAIYLIDVNESQIYIEISGGVVSSDEIAIHLDSVYESEIHIAISGGVVGGYYYAVYSESVYECEIHLSISGGEVSSTWGAVVFEGTSDNVINATVSGGVVISGNGLQNVLVFGFSSSDDNTLVITDGLIIAQRTNITSDPLSVLGAELTGELGGTIIAYRVGTYTSGSRDGLTSLPANSAMWRLNSEGQGGIRYSDGFFYIWSVIVNRAQLTITGVSATDRAYNGFNTVVLTGGELVGVIGDDEVGFNRGNGIMANANAGDNKAVSTSFSLTGEAMYNYMLIQPTGITVNISRATPSPTTPTGLVAAADQTLADITLPAGWSWKEALTTAVGAIGNRTHVATYTPQNITNFTTLDRDLTIVVGAPSSVFRRTDTDIRFGIVLENAVVSEQARISVITPEPATVNVRILDNLGNVVFTETVAYPYGRVLNPPLHSSAVLWNLTNQSGRYVANGTYLIIVEATGISGRRFTYSTRIGVNR